The Drosophila suzukii unplaced genomic scaffold, CBGP_Dsuzu_IsoJpt1.0 scf_15, whole genome shotgun sequence genome includes the window GTGCAAGTTTTTGTCGAGTTCCCCTGCTGTGGAGAGGATGCTCGGACCGGGTGAAGCCGAGCAGAAGATTTTGCGAATGAGGTGGCAGCCAGCCACAGAGTGCAGTACCATAAAGTGGCACCCATCGTATTGGATTGGGTTAGGGTTCCCACAAAGCGGGAACCCCTGAGCATGGTTATGTCAACGTTCGATCCCTTGGGATTTCTTTGTTGCCTGATGGTAACAGCGAAGTTATTATTGCGAGAAGTCTGGAGAAGGAAGATCCCATGGGACGATCCACTACCGGATGAGATGTACAATGCCTTTATGGATTGGCGTAAGGAGATGGAGAATGTGGATAAGTTCCGGAGCCCACGCCACTATTTTGGACATGGGCAAGTGAAGGCTACTGAGATGCACGTCTTCGTGGATGCGAGTCAGTCAGCATTCGCGACAGTGATTTATTGGAGGATCACCTAAAAGGACGACGACGTGCAAGTGAGTTTTGTGTGCGCAAGGACGAAGTGCGCGCCTATGCGAACGGTGACGATTCCACGGCTGGAGCTGCAGGCAGCAGTTCTTGGTACAAGACTGATGGACACCGTCAGGCAGGACCACGATGTGGCCCTCAGTGACATTGTATTATGGAGCGACTCAAAGACAGTGCTGCGATGGATTGGCAGTACACACAGGCGCTAAAAGCAGGTTGTCGGGAACAGAGTAGCGGACATTTTGGAGTCAACGAAGGTGGCCCAATGGAGATGGCTACCGTCCGCCGACAATGTGGCGGATGATGGACTTGAGCGAGGAGTCACGCTGGCTAAATGGACCGGCATTCCTGAGGAGACCAGCGGCGAGCTGGCCAGGATCTGCACCCAGCGACGAGGCGAATGCAGATGATGAAGAAGAAATGCCGAGTGAGCTTGTGCTTATTGGAGCAAGTGAGACCTTTATACCGATTCAGAGATTCTCAAGCTACAGGCGATTGTTGAGGACTGCAGCCTGGGTCCTAAGGTTCACGCGTCGATGCCGTGAACAACGAGATGAGCTTGAGAACTATGGCCTCACAGCAGCGGAGTGTGAGGACGCTGAGAATCTGCTGATTCGGAAGGCGCAACATGAGGCGTTTCCCGACGAGATGCGGGCCGCTGAGACTGGAAGTCGCTAGACGGACCGACATATTTGGACTGGCGCCATACCTAGATGGCAACGGAGTCTTGCGAGCTTACGGCAGGATTGATGCGGCGCTGTGTATACCCTACAGCGCAAAGAGGCCAGTGATCCTTTCGCACCGGCACAGCCTAACAGAGATGGTTGTGCGCGATGCTCATGTGAGGATAAAGCATCAGAACGTGGATGCTACGATCGCGGAGATCCGGACCAAGTTCTGGATAACGAAACTGAGACGAGTTCTACAGGGAGTGATTTCTGGATGCAGCCAGTGCAAGCTGCAAAGAGCGCGACCGATGCCGCCGATTATGGGATCCCTGCCGGAGGATCGTCTGGAGGCCAATGTTTGGCCATTCAAGAGAACAGGTCTTGACTACTTTGGACCACTGCTGGTAACCGTTGCTCGGCACCATGAGTAGCGGTGGGTGGCGTTGTTTACGTGCCTGACG containing:
- the LOC136117221 gene encoding uncharacterized protein; amino-acid sequence: MWRMMDLSEESRWLNGPAFLRRPAASWPGSAPSDEANADDEEEMPSELVLIGASETFIPIQRFSSYRRLLRTAAWVLRFTRRCREQRDELENYGLTAAECEDAENLLIRKAQHEAFPDEMRAAETGSR